From Stenotrophomonas nitritireducens, the proteins below share one genomic window:
- a CDS encoding LuxR C-terminal-related transcriptional regulator: protein MRSKQIAYELGVSVRTVESHKYAIMQLMGVHGTLELVRRAHQLGLIKAFREDGQQPA, encoded by the coding sequence CTGCGCTCCAAGCAGATCGCCTACGAACTGGGGGTATCGGTACGCACGGTGGAGTCGCACAAGTACGCAATCATGCAGCTCATGGGCGTGCACGGAACGCTGGAGCTGGTACGGCGGGCGCATCAACTCGGTCTGATCAAAGCCTTCCGTGAGGACGGGCAGCAGCCGGCCTGA
- a CDS encoding response regulator codes for MDTWTAQGARPGLRVVVADDHAMVGEGVVRLLRDRFEDVRLVLSGEALLRIARAGGVDIIVTDISMEDMTGIDVMRQLRAEGDTTPFVFLSMHHSCAIVTEALRAGAGGYVLKAAAGDELLHAMDEVLAGRMYLAAGLAAMALTSAGRGERYTLTDKQRRILDWVA; via the coding sequence ATGGACACATGGACTGCGCAAGGTGCCCGGCCGGGCCTGCGGGTAGTGGTTGCCGATGATCACGCTATGGTGGGCGAGGGAGTGGTGCGCCTGTTGCGTGACCGCTTCGAGGATGTGCGGCTGGTGCTTTCCGGCGAGGCCTTGCTGCGCATAGCCCGCGCAGGCGGGGTGGACATCATCGTCACCGACATCAGCATGGAAGACATGACCGGGATAGACGTCATGCGCCAGCTGCGGGCCGAGGGCGACACCACGCCGTTCGTATTCCTGTCCATGCACCACAGCTGTGCCATCGTCACCGAGGCGCTGCGCGCCGGCGCCGGTGGTTATGTGCTGAAGGCCGCCGCTGGCGATGAGCTGTTGCACGCGATGGATGAAGTGCTGGCCGGGCGGATGTATCTGGCCGCCGGGCTGGCGGCGATGGCGTTGACGTCGGCCGGGCGCGGCGAGCGCTACACGCTTACCGACAAGCAGCGGCGGATTCTTGATTGGGTTGCATAG
- a CDS encoding helix-turn-helix domain-containing protein — protein MDTTILAAHGMHYGCLDIDGFDPDALLGVVKDARFEQRLLGPGYFRARAQRLVFPDFSLDRGTYTQQVLAKGMFAPDMMGLALATRCDEPMWLNGRRVEEGQLMVFAEDRELAVRSVSPLWQWVVLRIPRNALQAAVYARLRRELELPQRGWRLCPRTADRNARLRMCVQFVLRQAARWSVSTALDDAGLLGQLLLDAFIDALERAAGVDEASRQRGRLEQRERFLRRAEAFLLCHDTQQFSSHALGSALAMSERQLERVFRDVYGMTPKRWHQVARLNQARQLLLDQPRARVTEIAMRAGFSHLGRFASDYRELFGERPRDTRISINREQIHADYTPS, from the coding sequence ATGGACACCACGATTCTTGCTGCCCACGGCATGCACTACGGCTGTCTGGACATAGACGGATTCGACCCGGACGCACTGCTCGGGGTGGTCAAGGACGCGCGCTTCGAGCAGCGCCTGCTCGGGCCGGGCTACTTCAGGGCGCGCGCGCAGCGGCTGGTCTTTCCCGATTTCAGCCTCGACCGCGGCACTTACACCCAACAGGTGCTGGCCAAGGGCATGTTTGCCCCGGACATGATGGGGTTGGCGCTGGCCACGCGCTGCGACGAGCCGATGTGGCTCAACGGCCGGCGGGTGGAGGAAGGGCAGTTGATGGTGTTTGCCGAAGACCGCGAGTTGGCGGTGAGGTCGGTGTCGCCGCTATGGCAATGGGTGGTGCTGCGCATTCCCCGCAACGCGCTGCAGGCTGCTGTCTATGCGCGCCTGCGGCGGGAGCTGGAGTTGCCCCAGCGCGGCTGGCGGCTGTGCCCGCGTACTGCCGATCGCAACGCCAGATTGAGGATGTGCGTGCAGTTTGTACTGCGCCAGGCGGCGCGATGGAGCGTGTCTACCGCACTGGACGACGCGGGCCTTCTCGGCCAGTTGCTGCTGGATGCCTTCATCGATGCACTGGAACGCGCAGCGGGTGTGGACGAGGCAAGCCGACAGCGGGGCAGGTTGGAGCAGCGTGAGCGGTTCCTGCGGCGGGCAGAAGCATTCCTGCTTTGCCACGACACGCAGCAGTTCAGCAGCCATGCGCTGGGTTCGGCACTGGCGATGAGCGAGCGCCAGCTGGAACGGGTGTTCCGCGATGTCTACGGGATGACCCCAAAACGCTGGCATCAGGTGGCGCGGCTGAACCAGGCCCGGCAACTGTTGCTGGACCAACCGCGCGCACGCGTTACCGAAATTGCAATGCGTGCGGGGTTCTCCCATCTGGGACGCTTTGCGAGCGACTACCGCGAGCTGTTTGGCGAGCGGCCGCGCGACACCCGTATTTCTATAAATAGAGAACAGATTCACGCTGATTACACGCCGTCTTAA
- a CDS encoding sensor histidine kinase — MGVRSIFVQLSQMESHRATTRFAGMAGVAATAQLVSVEPWISTRGGHTLWLPGAALMCALLWRPYGEWLPCVAGSLLGCVGILALRGATAAEATGLILGLLLLVTAATLLIRQFGLLDTMKVDFPQVIMFWVIAVLALPLSSTGWTLLVLRSTPLPDFAGSWHNLLLANALPYLLLVPTFIGLLRMHRRRPQQRTLSAPLAFLSLALLLVLWTAWMLPWPSPMAEPLLMLASTLLMVWLLLVLGPAGAFLALSCSTLLCMAISAHGWGPLALGDGERTTLAVQLWAFGDGVTLLLLSVLVEQRQSARTSLQAASTRLADVTAQMLRVQEEERTRIARDLHDDINQSLAAISIQLSSLKRAAPALAREQMEQLQEQVLEVSSDVRRLSHDLHPSLLRYTSLSSALRSLCGGACRHASTRVHCDINDEDILDEQQKLNLFRITQEAIHNVNQHAYARNVWIRLQFAGGQGLLEIEDDGVGIDQDSPFMRRGLGMISIEERARLLGGSSHLQRAGDRGTLLSIVFPAQRPTTNAPFTSEST; from the coding sequence ATGGGTGTGCGTAGCATTTTCGTGCAGTTGTCGCAGATGGAGTCGCACCGCGCCACCACCCGCTTCGCGGGAATGGCAGGCGTGGCCGCGACCGCACAACTTGTATCCGTGGAACCGTGGATATCAACGCGCGGCGGACACACGTTGTGGTTGCCCGGGGCCGCCTTGATGTGCGCACTGTTGTGGCGCCCCTATGGCGAATGGCTGCCCTGCGTTGCCGGCTCGCTGCTGGGATGCGTCGGCATCCTCGCCCTTCGCGGAGCAACGGCAGCTGAGGCCACCGGCCTCATCCTCGGTCTGTTGCTGCTGGTCACCGCCGCAACCCTGCTGATCCGCCAGTTCGGCCTGCTGGATACGATGAAGGTGGACTTCCCACAGGTCATCATGTTCTGGGTGATCGCGGTGCTGGCGCTGCCACTGAGCAGTACCGGCTGGACGCTGCTGGTATTGCGCAGTACTCCGCTGCCCGACTTCGCCGGCAGCTGGCACAACCTGCTGCTTGCCAATGCTCTGCCCTACCTGCTGCTCGTGCCGACCTTCATCGGCTTGCTGCGCATGCACCGGCGTCGCCCCCAGCAGCGAACCCTGTCTGCGCCGCTGGCCTTCCTGTCACTGGCGCTGCTGCTGGTGTTGTGGACCGCGTGGATGTTGCCGTGGCCCTCGCCAATGGCCGAGCCGTTGTTGATGCTGGCCTCCACCCTGCTGATGGTATGGCTGCTGCTGGTGCTCGGGCCGGCCGGTGCGTTTCTGGCATTGTCGTGCTCCACGCTGCTGTGCATGGCCATCAGTGCCCACGGCTGGGGACCGCTGGCGCTGGGCGACGGCGAGCGCACCACCTTGGCCGTGCAGCTGTGGGCGTTTGGCGATGGCGTCACGCTGCTGCTGCTGAGCGTGCTGGTGGAGCAGCGCCAGAGCGCGCGCACGTCCCTGCAGGCGGCCAGCACGCGCTTGGCCGACGTGACCGCGCAGATGCTGAGGGTGCAGGAAGAGGAACGCACCCGCATCGCGCGTGATCTGCATGACGACATCAACCAGTCGCTGGCGGCAATCTCCATCCAGCTCAGTTCGCTGAAGCGGGCTGCGCCTGCGCTGGCCCGCGAGCAGATGGAGCAACTGCAGGAACAGGTGCTGGAGGTATCCAGCGATGTGCGCCGGCTGTCGCACGACCTGCACCCCAGCCTGCTGCGCTACACCAGCCTGTCCAGCGCCCTGCGCAGCCTGTGCGGCGGCGCCTGCAGGCACGCCAGTACACGCGTTCACTGCGACATCAATGACGAGGACATCCTCGATGAACAACAGAAGCTCAATCTGTTCCGCATCACCCAGGAGGCCATCCACAACGTCAACCAGCATGCGTACGCGCGCAATGTCTGGATACGCCTGCAGTTCGCCGGCGGCCAGGGCCTGCTGGAGATCGAGGACGACGGTGTCGGCATAGACCAGGACAGCCCGTTCATGCGCCGCGGCCTGGGCATGATCAGCATAGAGGAGCGCGCACGCCTGCTGGGCGGCAGCTCGCACCTGCAGCGGGCGGGCGACCGTGGCACCCTGCTGTCGATCGTGTTTCCCGCGCAACGCCCCACAACGAATGCGCCCTTCACCAGCGAATCTACCTAG